Proteins from a genomic interval of Rhodothermus marinus:
- a CDS encoding DUF2267 domain-containing protein: protein MSMTGLDVFDSTIQKTNTWLKEIREALHLDEHVGNSPHPEETARRYAYHVLRAVLHQLRDRLTVEEAAQFAAQLPLLVRGIFYEGWDPTDKPLRLRHEEDFLMPIQEELHQIGLTISPQQAVRVVFEVLNRHISAGEIADVRAMLPKAIRHLWPEPSAQTA from the coding sequence ATGTCGATGACCGGATTGGACGTGTTTGACAGCACGATCCAGAAGACGAACACCTGGCTGAAGGAGATTCGAGAGGCGCTGCACCTGGACGAACATGTGGGCAACAGCCCGCATCCGGAGGAGACGGCCCGGCGCTATGCCTATCACGTGCTGCGGGCCGTGCTGCACCAGTTGCGGGATCGGCTGACCGTGGAGGAGGCGGCTCAGTTTGCTGCTCAGCTTCCGCTGCTGGTGCGTGGTATTTTCTACGAAGGATGGGACCCCACCGACAAGCCGCTGCGCCTGCGGCACGAAGAGGACTTCCTGATGCCCATTCAGGAAGAGTTGCACCAGATCGGGCTAACCATCAGCCCGCAGCAGGCCGTGCGGGTCGTCTTCGAAGTGCTGAACCGGCATATCAGCGCCGGTGAGATTGCCGACGTGCGGGCCATGTTGCCCAAAGCGATCCGGCACCTGTGGCCGGAGCCTTCGGCGCAGACGGCGTAA
- a CDS encoding THUMP domain-containing class I SAM-dependent RNA methyltransferase — protein sequence MAEPTLPLPSVFQAPDPWIPEPLSNPPVVSCAAGFEPVVAEELRKLGHTPYYLKPAKLVLPEAGPDACPALNFYPRTVHRVYLLLGLGRAPTLQDVRALAQAVSFHAYLNPEQRFAVRAQRHGSHDFTSMDVAREVGSAVVERVQAHTGRRIRADLDTPDVEIMAELSDDQLLLLLNTSGPPLHRRHHRAFQHFAPLLPTLAAALLRLSSFPDNVDLLIDPMAGGGTIPIEAALLARNVAPGLLLPEGQLALFRLSFLDHTAWSRLRHRAERQVRPRSPVPILAADRYARNIRGMKANLEAMGVAADVTVCAGRAERMAYLEQQPPGRWSIVTNPPYGLRLGDPRRIDRLYHDFARACARHGIAEVVALTPRRDSWLEAFTQAGYHPTLVQPVRYGKLEAFALRVEPA from the coding sequence GTGGCCGAACCGACCTTACCGCTTCCTTCCGTTTTCCAGGCCCCTGATCCCTGGATTCCCGAGCCGCTTTCCAATCCCCCGGTGGTTTCCTGTGCAGCCGGCTTCGAGCCGGTGGTGGCCGAAGAACTTCGCAAGCTGGGCCATACGCCCTACTACCTGAAACCGGCCAAGCTGGTACTTCCCGAGGCGGGTCCGGACGCCTGCCCGGCGCTGAACTTCTATCCGCGCACCGTCCATCGCGTCTATCTGCTGCTGGGACTGGGACGTGCACCGACGCTACAGGACGTGCGGGCGCTGGCGCAGGCCGTTTCCTTTCATGCCTATCTGAACCCGGAGCAGCGTTTTGCCGTGCGCGCACAGCGCCACGGATCCCACGACTTCACGTCGATGGACGTCGCCCGTGAAGTGGGCTCGGCCGTGGTCGAGCGCGTGCAGGCACACACCGGACGGCGCATTCGAGCCGACCTGGACACGCCCGACGTAGAGATCATGGCCGAACTGAGTGACGACCAGCTCCTGCTTCTGCTGAACACCTCAGGCCCACCCCTGCACCGTCGGCACCATCGGGCCTTTCAGCATTTTGCGCCGCTGCTTCCCACGCTGGCGGCCGCGCTGCTCCGGCTGTCGTCTTTCCCGGACAACGTGGATCTGCTCATCGACCCGATGGCGGGCGGCGGCACAATCCCCATCGAAGCGGCCCTGCTGGCCCGCAACGTGGCACCCGGACTCCTGCTGCCGGAAGGACAGCTGGCACTGTTTCGTCTGTCTTTTCTCGACCACACTGCGTGGAGTCGGTTGCGTCACCGCGCGGAACGCCAGGTGCGTCCCCGCTCGCCCGTTCCGATCCTGGCGGCCGACCGCTACGCCCGCAACATTCGGGGCATGAAGGCCAATCTGGAAGCCATGGGCGTGGCGGCCGACGTGACCGTCTGCGCCGGCCGGGCCGAGCGCATGGCCTACCTGGAACAGCAGCCACCCGGACGCTGGAGCATCGTAACCAACCCGCCCTATGGCCTGCGCCTGGGCGATCCGCGGCGCATTGACCGACTCTACCACGACTTTGCCCGCGCCTGCGCCCGACACGGCATTGCCGAAGTCGTGGCGCTCACGCCCCGCCGCGACTCCTGGCTCGAGGCCTTCACGCAGGCCGGTTATCACCCGACACTCGTACAGCCCGTGCGCTACGGGAAGCTGGAAGCTTTTGCGCTGCGCGTCGAGCCGGCCTAA
- a CDS encoding gamma-glutamyl-gamma-aminobutyrate hydrolase family protein yields MVRIGLTTGFDGERQQVDLAYVAALETAGALPVLLPLTQSAEIARHFAGLLDGLVVPGGPAVTDGLIGELPEDLDPPQPRRTASDRLYLQAFLEAGKPILGICYGMQLLNAVLGGTIYADVQRQCKGAQAHSPRRGAEQHPIEIAQDSWLARLLKRTTWTVNTRHLQALATVGRGLRVSAWAPDGVIEAIESPDGRLLGVQFHPERMGTEGFPLFRHLVSLAEKFAAGNTERF; encoded by the coding sequence ATGGTGCGGATTGGCCTGACAACCGGCTTCGACGGCGAGCGCCAGCAGGTGGACCTCGCCTACGTGGCTGCTTTGGAGACGGCCGGAGCCCTGCCCGTGCTGCTGCCGCTCACGCAATCGGCCGAAATCGCCCGCCATTTTGCCGGGCTGCTGGACGGTCTGGTCGTACCCGGAGGTCCCGCCGTGACCGATGGTCTCATCGGCGAGCTACCGGAGGATCTGGATCCGCCGCAGCCGCGCCGCACCGCAAGCGACCGTCTCTATCTCCAGGCGTTCCTGGAAGCCGGCAAGCCCATTCTGGGCATCTGCTACGGCATGCAGTTGCTGAACGCCGTGCTGGGCGGCACCATCTACGCCGACGTGCAGCGTCAATGCAAAGGCGCACAGGCGCACAGTCCCAGACGAGGTGCCGAGCAACACCCGATTGAAATCGCGCAGGACTCCTGGTTGGCCCGTCTACTGAAACGGACAACCTGGACGGTCAATACCCGACACCTTCAGGCCCTTGCCACCGTGGGCCGTGGTCTTCGCGTCAGCGCCTGGGCACCCGACGGGGTGATTGAAGCCATCGAGTCACCCGATGGCCGTCTGCTCGGCGTACAATTCCACCCTGAGCGCATGGGAACGGAGGGCTTCCCGCTCTTTCGCCACCTGGTCAGTCTGGCCGAAAAATTTGCGGCCGGTAACACCGAGCGCTTCTAA
- a CDS encoding c-type cytochrome, producing the protein MRTLHVVLVGLAVLAACASEGQTPSASSEDQVLQLGRRVFQNYCATCHQPNGQGVPGIYPPLTPNEWVQGDKGRLIRLVLHGAQGEMKVGEEVYNNVMTAHDFLTDEQIAAVLTFIRQNFGNQADPVTPEEVAAVRAASRQQGPWDPAVLWEQTGIPQADD; encoded by the coding sequence ATGCGTACGCTGCACGTAGTGCTTGTCGGGCTGGCCGTGCTGGCCGCCTGCGCTTCGGAAGGGCAGACGCCTTCTGCTTCGTCAGAGGATCAGGTGTTGCAACTCGGCCGGCGGGTTTTTCAGAACTACTGCGCTACCTGTCATCAACCCAATGGCCAGGGGGTGCCCGGCATCTATCCGCCGCTGACCCCCAATGAATGGGTACAGGGCGACAAAGGGCGGCTCATCCGGCTGGTGCTGCACGGCGCGCAGGGTGAAATGAAGGTGGGCGAGGAAGTCTACAACAACGTGATGACGGCGCACGATTTTCTGACGGACGAACAGATTGCAGCGGTCCTGACGTTTATCCGACAGAATTTTGGCAACCAGGCCGATCCGGTAACGCCCGAAGAGGTGGCGGCCGTGCGTGCGGCCAGTCGGCAGCAGGGCCCCTGGGATCCGGCCGTGCTGTGGGAGCAGACTGGGATTCCACAGGCCGATGACTAG
- a CDS encoding MOSC domain-containing protein — protein sequence MDDARLAAYLQALEALRFDPIGRVAYLVESPEPGLHLLRAELPLEEGVGCPGDHARRHTPGREVSAMSLEVLRALQVRPEVPGDNLILEGIDLRALRPGDRLLVGEVVLERSDRPHQPCATFRARTSPEAFEAVAQTGLRGALFTVRRGGVVHVGDPVRKL from the coding sequence ATGGACGACGCACGACTTGCCGCCTACCTGCAGGCGCTGGAGGCGCTCCGTTTCGATCCGATCGGCCGGGTGGCTTATCTGGTAGAGAGCCCCGAACCGGGCTTGCACCTGCTCCGGGCGGAATTGCCGCTGGAGGAAGGGGTGGGGTGTCCGGGCGATCATGCCAGAAGGCACACGCCGGGCCGTGAGGTGAGCGCCATGAGTCTGGAGGTGCTGCGCGCGCTGCAGGTGCGCCCGGAAGTGCCGGGCGACAATCTGATTCTGGAGGGCATCGATCTACGGGCGCTTCGACCCGGTGATCGGCTGCTGGTGGGCGAGGTGGTGCTGGAGCGAAGCGACCGGCCGCATCAGCCGTGCGCCACGTTTCGGGCCCGTACAAGCCCGGAAGCCTTCGAGGCGGTGGCGCAGACCGGCCTGCGAGGGGCGCTTTTCACGGTGCGCAGGGGCGGCGTCGTGCATGTGGGCGATCCGGTTCGAAAGCTGTAA
- a CDS encoding Smr/MutS family protein — protein sequence MAYPRLTDDGRCVVLDLHGVRLAEARPLVLRVVAEAARQGRAQVCLIHGSSTADPEGARPTIKRMLHEMLETGALRRTSRRRSRCRLNCYWPWI from the coding sequence ATGGCGTATCCACGACTGACGGACGACGGACGGTGCGTGGTGCTCGACCTGCACGGCGTGCGCTTGGCGGAAGCGCGCCCGCTGGTGTTACGTGTGGTGGCCGAGGCCGCCCGCCAGGGCCGCGCGCAGGTGTGCCTGATCCATGGATCGTCCACCGCTGATCCAGAAGGTGCACGCCCGACCATCAAACGCATGCTGCACGAGATGCTCGAGACCGGAGCCTTGCGCCGCACATCACGCAGGCGCTCCCGTTGCAGACTGAACTGCTACTGGCCCTGGATCTGA
- a CDS encoding OsmC family protein has translation MPVRKAQAVWNGNLREGSGRMAFGSFEGPYSFASRFEEGEGTNPEELIAAAHAGCFSMALANRLAQAGYTPERVQTEARVHLEMTNDGPRISKIELHTEVKAPGLDEQTFLEHAEAAKQGCPVSKALAAVPVIELHARLV, from the coding sequence ATGCCTGTACGCAAAGCGCAAGCCGTCTGGAACGGCAATCTTCGGGAAGGAAGCGGCCGTATGGCCTTCGGCAGTTTCGAAGGGCCCTACTCGTTTGCCTCGCGTTTCGAGGAAGGGGAGGGCACCAATCCGGAAGAGTTGATCGCCGCGGCGCATGCCGGCTGTTTTTCGATGGCGCTGGCTAATCGGCTGGCCCAGGCCGGATACACCCCTGAGCGAGTGCAGACCGAAGCGCGCGTGCATCTGGAGATGACGAACGACGGGCCACGCATCAGCAAAATCGAGCTGCATACAGAAGTCAAGGCGCCGGGCCTGGACGAGCAGACGTTTCTGGAGCATGCCGAGGCGGCCAAGCAGGGCTGCCCCGTTTCCAAAGCGCTGGCCGCCGTGCCCGTCATCGAATTGCACGCGCGGCTGGTCTGA